A region from the Arcanobacterium buesumense genome encodes:
- a CDS encoding trimeric intracellular cation channel family protein produces the protein MDPESLFRLVDIVGVIANALIGSALARVLRYDLIGFLVLGTGTALGGGITRDVMLGVGFPVALTDPWYLGGAFAASILSYLFPFEGKWSRRMLSLADVLALGCWSATGASKGLSAGLDWVPSIFLGVVTATMGGLLRDVMVNRTPAIFGGSPLYATFSVLAATQMVIFQYNGMYQAGMGSAIIMCAIFGLLARRFNWQLPRNAYDLRQYSARLRWLRSRSRLITDDDVSQQHSVDSHIVSEANIKGVAQAGREYRHWIRHRNPDEASNIPRHLRGE, from the coding sequence ATGGATCCAGAGAGCCTTTTTCGTCTTGTTGACATTGTTGGAGTGATTGCTAACGCACTGATTGGGTCTGCTTTGGCGCGTGTGCTGAGATATGACCTGATCGGCTTTCTTGTTCTGGGTACCGGAACTGCATTGGGCGGTGGTATCACTCGTGATGTCATGCTTGGGGTTGGTTTTCCGGTGGCATTGACTGATCCGTGGTATTTGGGCGGGGCTTTTGCTGCTTCGATTTTGTCTTATTTATTTCCCTTTGAGGGCAAGTGGTCACGACGAATGTTGTCATTGGCTGATGTGCTGGCGTTGGGGTGTTGGTCGGCTACGGGTGCATCGAAGGGGTTGAGTGCAGGGCTGGATTGGGTTCCTTCTATTTTCTTAGGCGTAGTGACGGCTACTATGGGTGGCTTGTTGCGTGACGTTATGGTTAACCGTACTCCAGCTATTTTTGGTGGTAGTCCGCTATATGCGACGTTTTCGGTATTAGCTGCGACACAGATGGTTATTTTCCAATATAATGGTATGTATCAAGCTGGAATGGGCTCAGCGATTATTATGTGCGCTATTTTTGGATTATTAGCGCGGCGTTTTAATTGGCAACTTCCTCGTAATGCTTATGATTTACGCCAATATTCGGCCCGGTTGCGCTGGTTACGCTCTCGTTCTCGCCTTATTACTGACGACGATGTTTCGCAACAACATTCTGTTGATTCTCATATTGTTTCTGAAGCGAATATTAAGGGGGTAGCGCAGGCGGGTCGAGAATATCGGCATTGGATTCGGCACCGGAATCCAGATGAGGCGAGTAATATTCCACGCCATCTGCGCGGGGAATAG
- a CDS encoding macro domain-containing protein yields the protein MLLLSDYRQDIHLDEPFPEPKNDTRADYDLLMTALAGITEKHYTGTSSLAHLSTDEGLFRWLQAELAVREAKPLDPISSRAINTLLYRQVGKHGRVEASNLRRVSDMLPYCDYGPAPCTVLYRGDMRQLVVDAVVNPAVPDLNGCPIPLHDCLDSTLHEQAGPWMRTDTNLVRELNGGHGLKPADAIITRGYRLPAKYVIHTTGPAIKHGTVTERDRDVLFKAYWNCMELAHAKGDIRSIAFPGISTGNGGFPLTDATRIALNAVERWIYQREQTFDLIVFSLRNDADAEKVLKLLATWIED from the coding sequence ATGCTACTACTATCAGATTATCGGCAAGATATTCATCTAGACGAACCTTTTCCTGAGCCAAAAAATGATACTCGGGCGGATTATGACCTACTCATGACTGCACTGGCTGGAATTACCGAAAAACACTACACCGGCACATCTTCATTAGCACATCTATCCACCGATGAAGGTCTCTTTCGCTGGCTACAAGCCGAACTCGCGGTACGTGAGGCTAAACCATTAGACCCTATTTCTTCTCGGGCAATTAATACTTTGCTCTACCGTCAAGTTGGTAAGCATGGCCGAGTTGAAGCATCTAATTTACGGCGTGTATCTGATATGCTTCCATATTGTGATTACGGCCCTGCTCCGTGTACCGTTTTGTATCGTGGCGATATGCGTCAACTTGTTGTTGATGCTGTAGTTAATCCGGCTGTGCCTGATCTTAATGGTTGCCCGATTCCGCTTCATGACTGTTTAGACTCTACGCTTCACGAACAAGCCGGCCCATGGATGCGTACCGACACAAATTTGGTGCGTGAACTTAATGGTGGGCATGGTTTGAAACCTGCTGATGCGATTATTACACGCGGTTATCGTCTTCCTGCTAAGTATGTCATTCATACTACTGGCCCGGCAATTAAGCATGGAACAGTCACTGAACGTGATCGGGATGTGCTGTTTAAAGCTTACTGGAATTGTATGGAGCTCGCTCACGCTAAGGGCGATATTCGTTCTATTGCTTTTCCTGGTATTTCTACTGGCAATGGCGGGTTCCCATTAACCGACGCTACACGGATTGCACTCAATGCGGTGGAGCGGTGGATTTATCAGCGCGAGCAAACATTCGATCTGATTGTTTTTTCACTGCGTAACGATGCTGATGCAGAAAAAGTGCTTAAACTGCTGGCGACTTGGATTGAGGATTAA
- a CDS encoding ribonuclease H family protein: protein MTFSQQQSLVSEFPDIDRSFLLNDESSPQQATVFRLPEGAKETQLESQVGHPSSAYDLVIATDGACSGNPGPGGWAFVDQTCGYAVSGGAKQTTNNIMELTAMLHALRYAGAEPNLLLRVDSKYVIDSMTKWAVGWRKRGWRKADGKPVLNRELIEEILNLYEGRTGRTDVEWVRGHNGDPGNDLADRLAVEQTEKYR from the coding sequence ATGACTTTTTCACAACAGCAGTCTTTGGTTTCGGAATTTCCCGATATTGATCGTTCTTTTTTACTTAACGACGAATCTTCACCGCAACAAGCAACCGTTTTTCGCCTTCCGGAAGGGGCAAAAGAAACGCAGCTTGAAAGTCAGGTCGGGCACCCGTCGTCGGCATATGATCTGGTGATCGCAACTGATGGTGCTTGCTCTGGAAACCCGGGGCCAGGCGGGTGGGCTTTTGTCGATCAAACTTGTGGCTATGCAGTTTCTGGCGGAGCTAAACAAACGACGAATAATATTATGGAATTAACAGCAATGCTGCATGCGTTGCGATATGCCGGGGCCGAGCCCAATCTGCTACTTCGAGTGGATTCAAAGTACGTCATCGATTCAATGACGAAATGGGCAGTGGGCTGGCGTAAGCGTGGTTGGCGCAAAGCTGATGGAAAACCTGTTCTTAATCGAGAACTTATCGAAGAAATACTGAATTTGTATGAGGGGCGCACTGGGCGAACCGACGTCGAGTGGGTTCGCGGCCACAATGGTGATCCCGGTAATGATCTGGCAGATCGGTTGGCTGTGGAACAGACAGAAAAATACCGTTAA
- a CDS encoding S9 family peptidase codes for MTAHVMHAPRLAKKPITRSFHGDDVVDNYEWIREESPEVRAHIEAENAWADARTAHLASLRETLVSEFASHTKEDDVSVPVRDGDYWYWRRTFAGKSYAAAYRCPAASEGNGSADIPDVSNVDAQLLYDANVLAEGSEFFSIGLASVSPDGRLLALGVDTAGNEEFSVRLSVIDENRTIDESLTGIGYGLAWSADSTRVFYTRNNEAWRSYQVWMHTVGSSADDDVLLYQDDDELFEVGIDQSRDGRWLIVQSESRLTSEVRLFATHDPAENFVVCPRQTGMYYTVEPAGACLLIIHNRDNVDFDLAVASLGSTTPDSWQPIYCAQPGQRLNEVVALKDFAVVNMRDGGAMQLRAFARVGEGAHADSWQPGVIIPTEELATITFYGNDVWSAREIGFSVESVLTPETFQRWSLDSGQVTTVKRTEVPHYRRDDYVQYRQWVPATDGELIPMTIVHRADVVQDGTHPGIIYGYGSYEISIDPWFSPTLLSALDRGVVYAVAHVRGGGEMGRAWYDNGKMLTKRNTFTDFVTCARWLVDNGLVAHDRLAAEGGSAGGLLMGAVANLAPEVFRVVHAIVPFVDALTTILKPEMPLTVGEWEEWGNPIESADVYRYMKSYSPYENVTSVEYPAIMASTSLNDIRVSYIEPTKWIQVLRDTVTNDEHERPIIQRTEMVAGHGGGSGRYKKWHQRAEQLAFIFDQIGVR; via the coding sequence ATGACAGCACATGTAATGCACGCACCGCGATTAGCGAAAAAACCGATTACGCGTTCATTCCACGGTGATGATGTGGTTGATAATTATGAGTGGATTCGGGAAGAAAGCCCTGAAGTTCGGGCGCATATCGAGGCAGAAAACGCGTGGGCTGATGCGCGTACCGCGCATTTAGCTAGTTTGCGGGAAACATTGGTGAGTGAATTTGCCAGTCACACCAAGGAAGATGACGTCTCGGTACCCGTGCGCGATGGAGACTACTGGTATTGGCGTCGGACTTTTGCCGGAAAATCCTATGCGGCAGCTTATCGGTGCCCAGCGGCTAGTGAAGGTAATGGGAGTGCTGATATTCCGGATGTTAGCAACGTCGATGCACAGTTGCTCTACGATGCCAACGTGCTTGCAGAAGGTAGTGAGTTTTTCAGCATTGGGTTAGCATCTGTATCGCCAGACGGCCGATTGTTGGCTCTAGGCGTTGATACGGCCGGAAATGAAGAGTTTAGTGTGCGTCTGTCAGTTATCGATGAAAACCGCACTATCGATGAATCGTTAACCGGGATCGGTTATGGTTTAGCCTGGTCTGCGGATTCTACTCGTGTTTTCTACACTCGTAACAATGAGGCGTGGCGTTCTTATCAAGTGTGGATGCATACTGTGGGTAGTAGCGCCGATGATGACGTATTACTTTATCAGGATGATGACGAGCTCTTCGAGGTAGGCATTGATCAATCACGCGATGGGCGATGGCTTATTGTTCAATCCGAATCTAGGCTAACTTCTGAAGTACGCCTCTTTGCTACGCATGATCCGGCAGAAAATTTTGTTGTGTGCCCACGGCAAACTGGTATGTATTACACGGTTGAGCCTGCAGGTGCTTGTCTGCTTATTATTCATAATCGGGATAATGTGGATTTTGACTTAGCGGTGGCGTCACTGGGGAGTACTACGCCAGATTCGTGGCAACCTATTTATTGTGCTCAACCTGGGCAGCGTTTGAATGAAGTAGTGGCATTAAAGGATTTCGCTGTTGTTAATATGCGAGATGGTGGTGCGATGCAACTGCGGGCTTTTGCTCGTGTTGGTGAGGGTGCGCATGCGGATTCGTGGCAGCCTGGCGTTATCATCCCAACGGAAGAGCTGGCCACGATCACATTTTATGGAAATGATGTGTGGTCGGCTCGGGAAATTGGATTTAGTGTTGAATCGGTGTTGACACCAGAAACATTCCAACGGTGGAGTCTTGATTCTGGCCAGGTAACTACTGTTAAGCGCACTGAGGTGCCACATTATCGCCGCGATGATTATGTGCAATATCGGCAATGGGTGCCGGCAACTGATGGAGAACTCATCCCGATGACTATCGTTCATCGTGCTGATGTTGTACAAGATGGAACTCATCCGGGCATTATCTACGGGTATGGGTCGTATGAAATATCAATAGATCCGTGGTTTAGTCCAACACTGTTATCTGCCCTAGATCGCGGTGTTGTATACGCGGTTGCCCACGTTCGTGGTGGCGGTGAAATGGGTCGGGCTTGGTATGACAACGGAAAAATGCTCACTAAGCGCAATACTTTTACTGATTTTGTTACGTGTGCTCGGTGGTTAGTGGATAACGGACTCGTTGCCCACGATCGGCTTGCTGCTGAAGGTGGCTCGGCAGGCGGTCTTCTGATGGGCGCGGTTGCGAATTTAGCTCCGGAGGTTTTCCGTGTTGTTCACGCGATAGTGCCATTTGTTGATGCGTTGACCACGATCCTTAAACCAGAAATGCCGCTAACCGTAGGTGAGTGGGAAGAGTGGGGGAATCCGATTGAAAGCGCTGACGTGTATCGGTATATGAAGTCCTATTCGCCGTATGAAAACGTAACCTCTGTGGAGTATCCGGCAATAATGGCCTCAACATCTTTGAATGATATTCGGGTCAGCTATATTGAACCAACGAAATGGATTCAAGTATTGCGTGACACTGTCACAAATGATGAACATGAACGGCCTATTATTCAGCGCACTGAAATGGTGGCTGGGCACGGTGGCGGATCTGGACGCTACAAGAAATGGCATCAGCGTGCTGAGCAGTTAGCCTTTATCTTTGACCAAATTGGGGTGCGTTAG
- the mtnN gene encoding 5'-methylthioadenosine/S-adenosylhomocysteine nucleosidase: MKTIDALVISAMDEEMAPFLDLIRNCNVKALPSPIGTAYQASKGQMCLVAMITKVGMTACASALGWALANYKPKVIVSIGSAGGLARDSRVGQVIVGSEYINGGADGRAFGYVRGQVPGQPAIFHGDERMISAIKKAVATHDENTPPIRIGQMLSSDAFVTEANVADTRQAFPAGLSADMESHAGAQVAHAWGIPFVSIRGISDLCGDPDDQAVSFHAELSDVAKAAAKVACIALQESGYVSIDRCTTQYFSHPTLRSALYAMLARRYNLEAGDTSILHSDDMKIVRNDIDGFGEPLITTIIGQIAAGKALAVDDPHSILTANDYDRLRDEFIDSIPQDLQTRTFAWPPTSQTIIKRFDGYWNEALRAIGLVPRSGRVRGGVKYSPQDYQDAMKRYIADTRNRGVRPSFAGYSEFAKDASPSLPSGAAIRQHFGSWSKALAATV; encoded by the coding sequence ATGAAAACCATTGATGCTCTCGTCATTTCCGCTATGGATGAAGAAATGGCACCATTCCTTGACCTCATTCGTAACTGCAATGTCAAAGCACTCCCCAGCCCGATAGGAACCGCCTATCAAGCGTCAAAAGGACAGATGTGCTTAGTAGCCATGATTACTAAAGTTGGCATGACTGCCTGCGCAAGCGCACTTGGATGGGCATTAGCTAATTACAAACCCAAAGTAATCGTCTCAATTGGATCAGCCGGTGGCCTAGCACGCGATTCGCGAGTTGGACAAGTAATCGTCGGTAGTGAATATATCAACGGTGGTGCAGATGGACGCGCCTTTGGTTATGTTCGCGGTCAAGTTCCGGGACAACCCGCCATATTCCACGGCGATGAACGCATGATTTCTGCAATTAAAAAAGCAGTCGCTACTCACGATGAAAATACGCCACCGATTCGCATTGGCCAAATGTTATCGTCTGACGCATTCGTCACCGAAGCTAATGTTGCTGACACTCGGCAGGCTTTCCCTGCCGGCCTATCGGCGGATATGGAATCACATGCTGGCGCCCAAGTAGCTCACGCATGGGGTATCCCATTTGTATCAATCCGAGGAATTTCAGATTTGTGTGGCGACCCAGACGACCAAGCTGTCTCCTTCCACGCCGAATTATCCGATGTTGCTAAAGCCGCAGCAAAGGTAGCATGTATCGCGCTACAAGAAAGCGGATATGTTTCTATTGATCGTTGCACAACTCAGTATTTTTCCCATCCCACCCTCAGAAGTGCTCTTTATGCCATGCTGGCGCGACGTTACAATCTCGAAGCTGGCGACACTTCAATCCTGCATAGCGATGACATGAAGATCGTTCGTAACGATATTGACGGTTTTGGCGAACCGCTGATCACCACGATTATTGGCCAGATTGCTGCCGGCAAAGCGCTTGCTGTCGACGATCCACATTCGATCCTCACCGCTAACGATTATGACCGGTTGCGCGATGAATTTATTGACTCAATTCCCCAAGACCTGCAAACACGCACATTTGCTTGGCCGCCAACTAGCCAAACCATTATTAAACGCTTTGATGGCTACTGGAATGAAGCATTAAGAGCCATTGGACTAGTGCCCCGCTCGGGACGAGTGCGCGGCGGGGTGAAGTACTCACCGCAAGATTATCAAGATGCTATGAAACGCTACATAGCCGATACCCGCAACCGCGGTGTGCGACCATCCTTTGCCGGATATTCCGAATTTGCTAAAGACGCTTCGCCTTCTTTACCATCCGGGGCAGCGATCCGGCAGCACTTTGGTTCCTGGAGTAAAGCACTAGCCGCAACCGTGTGA
- a CDS encoding S-ribosylhomocysteine lyase, giving the protein MPKMNVESFNLDHRYVSAPYVRIADVKHLPHGDTLTKYDVRFTQPNQAHLDMPAIHSIEHSFAEYVRDHADDVVDFSPMGCQTGFYLIRASEPDIANTLELIETTFTDILAATSVPAANEIQCGWGACHDLQAAQIAVKAMLDQRATWEAVTS; this is encoded by the coding sequence ATGCCTAAAATGAACGTCGAATCGTTCAATCTCGACCACCGGTACGTCAGCGCACCCTACGTCCGTATCGCTGATGTGAAACACCTTCCCCATGGCGACACTCTCACAAAATACGATGTGCGCTTCACTCAACCCAATCAAGCACACCTAGACATGCCAGCTATCCACTCCATCGAACATTCCTTTGCCGAATACGTTCGCGATCACGCCGATGACGTCGTCGACTTCTCCCCTATGGGATGCCAAACCGGGTTCTACCTTATCCGTGCCAGCGAACCAGATATCGCCAACACTTTAGAACTTATTGAAACCACATTCACTGATATTCTGGCCGCTACCAGTGTGCCAGCCGCCAATGAAATCCAATGCGGTTGGGGAGCCTGCCACGATCTGCAAGCCGCCCAAATCGCCGTTAAAGCCATGCTCGACCAGCGTGCCACATGGGAAGCAGTCACGTCATGA
- the nrdH gene encoding glutaredoxin-like protein NrdH: MSITLYTKPACVQCTATKRALLKNGLSFSEIDLTQDPQALETVKALGYQQAPVVFADGDHWSGYRPDLIKRLAGVANPVALRA; encoded by the coding sequence ATGTCCATCACCCTCTATACCAAGCCGGCTTGTGTTCAGTGCACTGCGACGAAGCGAGCTTTGCTGAAGAATGGACTTTCATTCTCTGAAATTGACCTCACCCAAGATCCGCAGGCGTTAGAAACTGTGAAGGCGTTGGGCTACCAGCAAGCACCAGTTGTCTTTGCAGATGGCGATCACTGGTCAGGTTACCGTCCAGATCTTATTAAGCGTTTAGCGGGGGTAGCTAACCCAGTTGCATTGCGCGCCTAA
- the nrdI gene encoding class Ib ribonucleoside-diphosphate reductase assembly flavoprotein NrdI: MVYLVYFSSTTENTKRFVEKLGFRADRIPLMPHDEPLVVDEDYVLIVPTYGGGNHRGAVPKQVIKFLNDERNRAHIRGVISGGNTNFGEAYGLAGDIIAAKTHVPHMYRYELLGTPVDVDNVRKGLTQWWNES, encoded by the coding sequence ATGGTTTATCTTGTTTATTTTTCGTCAACTACGGAAAACACGAAACGTTTTGTTGAAAAATTAGGATTTCGTGCTGATCGCATTCCGCTTATGCCACACGATGAGCCACTAGTCGTTGATGAAGATTATGTGCTGATTGTGCCGACGTATGGCGGTGGTAATCACCGAGGAGCAGTTCCAAAACAAGTTATTAAGTTTTTGAACGATGAGCGTAACCGAGCACATATTCGTGGTGTTATCTCAGGCGGAAACACTAATTTTGGGGAAGCCTACGGGCTAGCTGGCGATATTATTGCAGCCAAAACTCATGTACCGCATATGTATCGGTACGAACTGCTGGGAACTCCGGTAGATGTTGATAACGTGCGTAAAGGACTAACTCAATGGTGGAACGAATCATGA
- the nrdE gene encoding class 1b ribonucleoside-diphosphate reductase subunit alpha, which translates to MTDTGEEFTAENLDYHALNAQLNLYDAQGHIQFDADREATRQYFLQHVNRNTVFFHSLEEKLTYLIDEGYYEPEVFDAYDSEFVKNLYKHAYAYKFRFSTFLGAFKYYTSYTLKTFDGTRYLERFEDRVVMVGLTLAAGDTTLATRIVDEILSGRFQPATPTFLNAGKKARGELVSCFLLRMEDNMESISRGINSALQLSKRGGGVALNLSNLRELGAPIKRIENQSSGVNPVMKLLEDAFSYANQLGARQGAGAVYLHAHHPDIMRFLDTKRENADEKIRIKTLSLGVVIPDITFELAKQNADMYLFSPYDVERVYGVPFTEISVTEKYEEMVNDKRIRKSKINARQFFQTLAEIQFESGYPYIVFEDTVNKANPIDGRITMSNLCSEILQVSEPSTYNPDLSYAHVGKDISCNLGSLNIAKTMDGPDFGNSIETAIRALTAVSDQTDIASVPSIARGNDMSHAIGLGQMNLHGYLGREKLFYGSPEALDFTNIYFYTVAYHAIRASMNIARERGQKFEGFERSAYADGSYFSKYIEQEWLPETDRVRELFANISIPNQDDWRQLRDDVAKYGMYNQNLQAVPPTGSISYINHSTSSIHPIVSKIEIRKEGKIGRVYYPAAYLTNENLEYFQDAYEIGPQAIIDTYAAATQHVDQGLSLTLFYPDTVTTRDVNKSYIYAWRKGIKSLYYMRIRQAALDGTEVDGCVSCML; encoded by the coding sequence ATGACTGATACCGGTGAAGAATTCACTGCGGAAAATCTGGATTATCATGCGCTCAATGCGCAATTGAATCTCTATGATGCCCAGGGGCACATCCAGTTTGATGCAGATCGAGAAGCCACTCGCCAATACTTCTTACAGCACGTCAATCGAAATACGGTATTTTTTCACTCACTTGAAGAAAAACTCACGTATCTGATTGATGAGGGCTATTACGAACCAGAAGTTTTCGATGCTTACGATTCGGAATTCGTTAAAAATTTATATAAGCATGCTTACGCATACAAATTCCGTTTTTCTACTTTTTTAGGTGCGTTTAAGTATTACACTTCTTATACCCTTAAGACGTTTGATGGCACTCGTTATTTGGAGCGTTTCGAAGATCGTGTGGTGATGGTTGGCTTAACCTTAGCTGCCGGTGATACTACTCTTGCCACTCGTATTGTTGATGAGATTCTCAGTGGCCGATTCCAGCCAGCAACTCCAACTTTTCTTAACGCTGGTAAAAAAGCACGAGGTGAGCTTGTCTCATGCTTCTTACTGCGTATGGAAGATAATATGGAGTCTATTTCCCGCGGTATTAATTCGGCTTTGCAATTATCGAAACGCGGTGGCGGAGTTGCCCTCAATTTATCAAACCTCCGCGAACTAGGCGCGCCGATTAAACGTATCGAAAATCAATCATCAGGCGTGAATCCGGTGATGAAACTTCTGGAAGATGCCTTTTCTTATGCTAACCAGCTAGGTGCACGACAGGGTGCTGGTGCGGTCTATCTTCATGCCCATCATCCAGATATTATGCGTTTTCTCGATACCAAGCGGGAAAACGCCGATGAGAAGATTCGTATTAAAACTCTTTCTCTCGGCGTCGTCATCCCTGATATTACTTTTGAGTTGGCGAAGCAGAATGCTGATATGTATCTTTTTTCGCCTTACGACGTCGAACGTGTTTACGGAGTGCCGTTTACGGAAATCTCGGTGACGGAAAAATACGAAGAAATGGTTAACGATAAACGGATTCGTAAGTCAAAGATTAACGCCCGCCAATTCTTCCAAACACTTGCCGAAATCCAGTTTGAATCAGGATATCCGTATATTGTTTTTGAAGACACGGTGAATAAAGCCAATCCGATCGATGGCCGTATCACGATGTCGAATCTATGTTCTGAAATTCTACAAGTCTCGGAACCTTCCACTTACAATCCAGATTTATCTTATGCTCATGTTGGAAAAGATATTTCGTGTAATCTTGGCTCACTTAATATTGCCAAAACGATGGACGGGCCAGACTTTGGGAACAGTATTGAAACAGCAATTCGTGCACTGACTGCAGTATCTGACCAAACTGATATTGCTTCAGTTCCGTCAATTGCGCGCGGTAATGACATGTCACATGCTATTGGTCTTGGCCAAATGAACCTTCACGGTTATCTTGGCCGGGAAAAGCTTTTCTATGGGTCGCCCGAAGCTCTTGATTTTACAAATATTTACTTCTATACCGTGGCTTACCATGCAATCCGGGCATCTATGAATATTGCGCGTGAACGTGGGCAAAAGTTTGAAGGATTCGAACGCTCTGCGTATGCTGACGGATCTTATTTCAGTAAATATATCGAACAAGAATGGCTACCTGAAACAGATCGAGTTCGAGAACTATTTGCCAATATTTCTATCCCAAATCAAGATGATTGGCGCCAGTTACGCGACGACGTCGCAAAGTATGGCATGTACAATCAAAACCTTCAAGCAGTACCGCCAACCGGGTCTATCTCATATATCAATCACTCAACTTCCTCGATTCATCCTATCGTGTCAAAGATTGAGATTCGTAAAGAAGGAAAGATCGGCCGGGTCTACTATCCGGCTGCATACCTGACTAACGAGAATCTTGAATATTTCCAAGATGCATACGAAATAGGTCCGCAAGCCATTATTGATACTTATGCGGCCGCCACGCAACATGTTGACCAAGGCTTGTCACTAACGTTGTTCTATCCAGATACCGTTACCACACGTGACGTCAACAAATCCTACATTTATGCATGGCGCAAAGGTATTAAGTCACTGTACTACATGCGAATTCGCCAAGCAGCGTTAGATGGAACAGAAGTTGATGGCTGCGTATCGTGCATGCTCTAA
- a CDS encoding DUF418 domain-containing protein, producing MTTTHPTSYPVPSPTLTRIIGLDLARSLAILGMFWAHMTAYEPAGFFDGWLNQVPDGRSAIVFALLAGVSVALMTGRQEPYEGDRMRKAQLRIVGRALVLFLAGGLLSSLGTPVVVILGFYGFWLLLALPFTHLPVRTLVWIAGVGAIAGPLFLILAKSAMAAGGLFVGSDPNSAFMTVMITGTYPGLQYGVFVIAGLAIGRSDMLSQARQLRLIAGGLVLMVGGYGLSYIATGGENTWPQHMPWDPLTSLLARDAAPRSLEGPLGWVFPSFGEFVSAEPHSATILETIGSGGFAIALLGVCLMAGSTAHYVIYPLIAMGSIPLTSYCGHVVAIYFFPDLEQSLSLTGFFVVSLTTMFVASVWKSQFSRGPLEWVAWRSGLLFSK from the coding sequence ATGACGACGACGCACCCGACTTCGTACCCGGTACCATCGCCTACCTTGACCCGAATTATCGGTCTTGATCTGGCGCGATCATTAGCAATTCTCGGCATGTTTTGGGCGCATATGACGGCCTATGAACCAGCTGGGTTTTTTGATGGCTGGTTGAATCAGGTTCCTGATGGTCGTTCTGCAATCGTATTTGCATTGTTGGCCGGCGTGTCAGTAGCCTTGATGACCGGACGTCAAGAACCCTATGAAGGTGACCGGATGCGAAAAGCCCAGTTACGTATTGTAGGGCGAGCACTGGTGTTATTTTTAGCTGGTGGATTGTTAAGCTCATTGGGAACACCGGTAGTTGTTATCTTGGGATTTTATGGTTTTTGGTTGTTGTTAGCGTTGCCGTTCACCCATTTGCCGGTACGCACTCTGGTTTGGATTGCCGGTGTTGGGGCTATTGCTGGCCCTCTTTTTCTTATTCTTGCCAAGTCAGCAATGGCTGCTGGGGGATTGTTTGTGGGATCAGATCCTAACTCAGCTTTTATGACAGTAATGATTACCGGAACTTATCCGGGCTTGCAGTATGGAGTTTTTGTGATCGCTGGTTTGGCGATCGGGCGCAGTGACATGTTGTCTCAGGCTCGTCAGTTGCGGCTTATTGCTGGCGGTCTAGTGTTGATGGTCGGGGGATATGGACTGTCCTACATTGCCACTGGCGGGGAAAATACTTGGCCACAACACATGCCGTGGGATCCACTAACGTCGCTTTTAGCGCGTGACGCCGCACCGCGATCGCTCGAAGGGCCGCTCGGATGGGTTTTCCCGTCATTTGGTGAGTTTGTTTCAGCTGAGCCGCATAGCGCAACTATTTTGGAGACGATTGGTTCGGGCGGTTTTGCTATTGCACTTTTAGGAGTGTGTTTGATGGCAGGTTCTACCGCACATTATGTGATATATCCGTTGATCGCGATGGGATCGATACCGTTAACGAGCTACTGTGGCCATGTTGTTGCTATTTATTTCTTCCCAGATTTGGAACAGTCGCTTTCGCTCACTGGATTTTTTGTTGTGTCGTTGACGACGATGTTCGTTGCGTCTGTGTGGAAATCGCAGTTTTCCCGTGGTCCATTGGAGTGGGTGGCCTGGCGTAGCGGGTTGTTATTCAGCAAATAA